The proteins below are encoded in one region of Gadus macrocephalus chromosome 14, ASM3116895v1:
- the LOC132471888 gene encoding leucine-rich repeat-containing protein 4C-like, whose translation MLNTMIFSFQCQTMRGRRLKGALSNPLLVLLLALQILVVAGLVRAQTCPSVCSCSNQFSKVICTRRNLRDVPDGISTNTRYLNLQDNLIQIIKVDSFKHLRHLEILQLSKNHIRSIEIGAFNGLASLNTLELFDNRLTVIPNGAFEYLSKLKELWLRNNPIESIPSYAFNRVPSLRRLDLGELKRLSYISDGAFKDLSNLRYLNLGMCNLKEIPNILPLVRLEELEMSGNQLSIVQPSAFTGLVNLQKLWMMHAQIQTIERNSFDDLQSLVELNLAHNNLTLLPHDLFTPLHRLERVHLHHNPWNCNCDILWLSWWLKETVPANTSCCARCHAPASYKGRYIGELDHSYFQCDVPVIVERPTDLNVTEGMGAELKCRTSSLTSISWQTPNGSLVTHGAYKVRLAVLNDGTLNFTSVTMQDTGTYTCMVSNTAGNISASAVLNVTSVENSGVTYFTTVTVETMESPGDESQTPLPPFGWVSSSTTRAPPVSTRTTERTYTIPVIDPDGEGPLNGLDEVMKTTKIIIGCFVAITLMAAVLLVIFYKMRKQHNQQDPDGPASSMEVITVEEELAGVAAMERHLSLPPLEHYNHYNTYKSSYHHPSVLSSLHSSNTQEPLLIQACSKDNVQETQI comes from the coding sequence ATGCTGAACACGATGATCTTCTCCTTCCAGTGCCAGACAATGCGAGGGCGTAGGCTGAAGGGGGCGCTGTCCAACCCCCTCTTGGTGCTGCTGTTGGCGCTGCAGATCCTGGTGGTGGCCGGGCTGGTCCGCGCTCAGACCTGCCCCTCCGTGTGCTCCTGCAGCAACCAGTTCAGCAAAGTCATCTGCACGCGGCGCAACCTCCGAGACGTCCCCGATGGCATCTCCACCAACACCCGGTATCTCAACCTGCAGGACAACCTCATCCAGATCATCAAGGTGGACAGCTTCAAACACCTGCGCCATCTGGAGATCCTGCAGCTGAGCAAGAACCACATCCGCAGCATCGAGATCGGGGCCTTCAACGGGCTGGCCAGCCTGAACACCCTGGAGCTCTTTGACAACCGGCTGACGGTCATCCCCAACGGGGCCTTCGAGTACCTGTCCAAGCTGAAGGAGCTGTGGCTGCGGAACAACCCCATCGAGAGCATCCCGTCCTACGCCTTCAACCGCGTGCCCTCGCTGCGGCGGCTGGACCTGGGAGAGCTCAAACGTCTGTCCTATATCTCGGACGGGGCTTTCAAAGACTTGAGTAACCTGCGCTATCTGAACCTGGGGATGTGCAACCTCAAGGAGATCCCCAACATTCTACCCTTGGTCAGACTCGAAGAGTTGGAAATGTCCGGCAATCAACTCTCTATCGTACAGCCCAGCGCGTTCACTGGGCTAGTGAACCTGCAGAAGCTGTGGATGATGCATGCCCAGATCCAAACCATAGAGAGGAACTCCTTTGACGACCTCCAGTCTTTAGTCGAGCTCAACCTGGCCCACAACAACCTGACCCTGCTCCCCCACGACCTCTTCACCCCCCTGCATCGCCTGGAGCgggtccacctccaccacaacccctGGAACTGCAACTGTGAcatattgtggctgagctggTGGCTGAAGGAGACGGTCCCAGCCAACACCAGCTGCTGCGCCCGCTGCCACGCGCCGGCCAGCTACAAAGGCCGCTACATCGGGGAGCTAGACCACAGCTACTTCCAGTGCGATGTTCCAGTTATCGTGGAGCGCCCCACTGACCTGAATGTCACCGAGGGGATGGGCGCCGAGCTGAAGTGCCGGACCAGCTCGCTGACGTCCATCAGCTGGCAGACGCCCAACGGCTCGCTGGTCACCCACGGGGCGTACAAGGTGCGGCTGGCCGTGTTGAACGACGGCACGCTGAACTTTACCAGCGTCACCATGCAGGACACCGGGACCTACACCTGCATGGTGAGCAACACGGCGGGGAACATCTCCGCCTCGGCCGTGCTCAACGTCACCTCGGTGGAGAACAGCGGGGTGACCTACTTCACCACGGTCACCGTGGAGACCATGGAGTCCCCGGGGGACGAGAGCCAGACCCCGCTGCCGCCCTTCGGCTGGGTgtcgtcctccaccaccagggcCCCCCCGGTGTCCACGCGCACCACGGAGCGGACCTACACCATCCCTGTGATCGACCCCGACGGGGAAGGGCCGCTCAACGGGCTGGATGAGGTGATGAAGACCACCAAGATCATCATCGGCTGCTTCGTGGCCATCACGCTCATGGCCGCCGTGCTGCTGGTCATCTTCTACAAGATGAGGAAGCAGCACAACCAGCAGGACCCCGatggccccgcctcctccatggAGGTCATCaccgtggaggaggagctggccggGGTGGCGGCGATGGAGAGACACCTGTCGCTGCCCCCGCTGGAGCACTATAACCA